The DNA sequence TGAAGACCTGTCCCGCTCCATCGAGGGCCGCACTGCGCTGATCACCGGCGCCGCCAGCGGCATGGGTCGCGCCACCGCGCACCTGTTCGCCCGTCAGGGCGCCAGGGTCGCCGTCACCGACCTGAAACAGGAAAACGTCGATGTGGTCGTGCAGGAAATCCGCGATGCCGGCTATTCCGATGTCCATGGCTGGGCGCTGGATGTCGGCGATGGCGAGGCGATCAAGCGGGTCGTCGATGAGGCCGCCGCACATTTCGGCAGCCTGGAAATCCTCGTCAACAATGCCGGATTTGCCCTTCCGGCCGACATTGCCGAGGAAAGCTATGAGGACAGCTGGGGCCCCAGCATCAATGTCATGCTCACCTCCCACCAGCGCGCCATCCGCGCCGCCTTGCCGCACATGCGCAAGGCCGGCTTCGGCCGCATCGTGAACATCGCCTCGACCGAAGGGCTCGGCGCGACGCCCGGCAACTCCCCCTATGTCGCCGCCAAGCATGGCGTCATCGGCCTGACCCGCGGCCTCGCCGTGGACCTTGGCCGCGAGGGCATCACGGTCAATTGCATCTGCCCCGGCCCGATCCGCACCGGCATCACCGCCGGCATCCCGGACGAGCACAAGGAGATCTACGCCAAGCGCCGCGTGCCGCTGCGCCGCTACGGCATCCCGGAAGAAGTGGCCAACATGACCCTGTCACTCGTCCTGCCGGCCGCCAGCTTCCTGACCGGCGTTCACATCCCGGTCGATGGCGGCCTGACGATCAAGAACGCCTAGCCGGCAAAGCCCCGTGCCTTCATGGCGTCGTACCAGCGGCCGAGATTCTCGTGCTCCTTGTGCGGCGCCCATTTCATCACGCGGCAGAAACCGCAGGTGATGAACAGGGTGATGTCGGCAATCGAGAACCGGTCCGCCGCCAGGAATTCGTGCTGGGCAAGGTGCTTGTCGATCCGCTGCGCCATCTTGCGCGCCGCCTTCTCGCCCTTGGCAGCTGCCTCGGCGCTCTGCGGCACTTCCAGCGGCGCCATCATCTCGTGCGCATTGCGGAACCAGGTCGCGAACTGGACGAAGAACATCATCTCCACCCGCCGGTCCCACATCTCGATCAGCGCCTTTTCCTTCGCATCCGATCCCATCAGGTTCGGCTCCGGGAAAATGTTCTCGAAATAGGTACAGATCGCCCGGCTCTCGGTGATCTTCGTGCCATCATCCAGCACCAGCGCCGGCACCTGCGCGAAGGGCGACACGTCGCGATATGCCTTCGTCTTGTGCTCCTGCTTCATGATGGAGACTTCCTCCAGCTCCACCGCATCCAGCTTGCCCTTGGCGCGCAGGAAAAAGGTCACCCGGTCCGGGTTCGGAGCATTCGGTGTATGATAGAGTTTCATGGCAGTCCTCCCTAGAATGTTTTTCTCATGCCCAGCGTCGCATTGATCGGCTCGCCGGGAAAGTATCTGTCATTGCCAAAGGCGAGGTCCGCCCGGTCGGCATAGCGCTCATCAGTCAAATTCCGCACAATCAGGAACACTTCCGCGTCCCCGGCAAAGGCCCAGGCGCCGCGCGCCCCCAGCACGGTGTGGCCCGGATACACCGTCGTGTTCGCCGGATCGGTGAAATACTCGCCCACATGATCGACCGTCAGGGACAGGCTGACCGCGTCCGTCGCCTGCCAGTGCAGCGAGACATTGGCCAGCCATTCCGGCGCTGTGTCGATCGCATTGCCGTCGCGGATCGTCTCCGTGCCCGAACTGGTGATCCGGTCGAACGTATAGGTCTGGTCCGACCAGCTGGCCGTGCCCGACACGCTCAGTCCCGCCATCAGCTCGAAAGCCGCCGAGGCTTCAATGCCCGTATGCTCGGTTGACCCGTCCGGCACATTCAGCCCGTCACTGTCGCGGAAGAAGAAATTCTCCTTCTCCATCCAGTAGGCCGCCACATCATAGACCAGCCGCCCGTCAAGCGCCGTGCCCCGCGCCCCGATCTCGACACTGTCCAGCGTCTCTTCCTCGACCTCGCCGGCCACTTGCAGGCTCTGCAGGCGATACAGGTCAGACGCCTGGGGCGCGCGCTCGCCGCGGGCATAGTTCGCATAAAGATCGGTGTTTTCCGTAACAGACCAGATCAGGCCCAGCTTGGGGGTCAGCAGGTCGAAACTGTCCGTCCGGTCTGCCGGAACATTGAAGCGGCCATTGATGCCGGGGGCCACATCGGTCGTATAGTCATAGTCATGCGTCTCCGCACGCAGCCCGGCCAGCACGCGCACATCATCCGTCAGCGCATAATCCAGCTCGCCCCAGAGCGCCCCCATCAACGTGTCGACAGTATAGTCGTAGTGAACGCCTTGCGGAAACCGCGCATCACCCGGAAAGAACCCGAACGGCTCGGGCTGGATTTCTTTCAGCCACCCGCTCGCCACATCCACATCCACGCCGGCTCGCCAAATCAGCGCCGCCGAAACCTCCCGTTCAAAGCGCGCCATCACGCCGCCGCCGGTCGAGCCATTCTTTTCGACCCCGCCATTCGGCAGGAAGTGCTGGGCAAAGATCATCGCCTGCGTGTGCGCATAGGGCATCAGGGTCAGCGTGCCGCCGCCCACTTCGCGGGCAAGCCGCGCCCCCGCCCGCGCCGACCACGCATCGCGATAGGCTTCCGGGTTCGGATTGGATTTGGCGACATCCTCATCCTTGTAGGCCTCCGCCCCCTGGATGAAGCCTGCCGTCTCCTGATTGAGGTTCGACGCGGTCAGCCAGCCGGTTGTGTCCCAGCCGCCCAGCGTCCAGTCCCCGACAAGGGTCAGTTTCTGCTGGTCCACACCGGTATTGTCGCGCCAGCCCGTATCCTTCTGGACCGACACGGCCGCCAGCCAGTGTGCCCCCTCGTCCAGCGTCACATCGGTGCGCCAACGGCCCAGCGTGCCATAGCTCGCCACCGCCTCGCTGCCGCTGCCGACGTCCGGCAGGATGACATTGACCAGTCCGTGCACGGCATTGGAGCCGTATTTCGCACTGCCCGGCCCGCGCACGACTTCAATCGCGCTCGCCACTTCATGATGCGGCTCGAACAGGGAATTGACATTGCCGAAGGCGGGCGAACGCACCGGCACGCCATTTTCCATGATCAGGAAGCTGCCCTGCCCGGCCCCGCCGGTCAGGACGGGGCTGCGGATCGCAATCAGATGCTCCTGCCCGGAATTCATCTGGATGTTGACCCCGGGCAGTCTGTTCAGGATTTCGGCCGGGTGGTCTGCCAGCGTGTCGGCGATCTCTGTCTTGTCCAGCACCGCCAGACTGCCGGGATCGCTCTCCGCCCGGTCCCCCCAGACATCGACCGGAGCCAGACGCTCCTGCGCCATGGCCGGCAGTCCCGCCGCAACAATTGCAACACCTGTCGCCACCAGAAGGCGTGTCCGGAATTCTCTCATAGTCATGCCTCGCACTCGTGCCAGTCCCAGCCCTGAAGTCTAGGCCTGACCATGCGACAGGCGAGAGAAAAGATCAGCCGCCCACAAACAGCTGATAGGGCAATGCGCCGACCACAGCGCCCGACAGGCAGGTCGCCAGCGTGCCCGCCAGCAGGGTCCGCCAGGCCAGCGCCAGGAAATCGTCCCGGCGTGCCGGCTCGACAATGGTCAGGCCGCCGATCAGGATGCCCATGGAGCCGAAATTGGCGAAGCCGCAGATTGCGTGCGCCGTGATGATCCGGGTGCGCGGGTCCATCGCATCCTGCGGCAATTCCGACAGCTGCAGGAAGGCGACGAACTCGGTCAGCACCGTCTTCACCCCCATCAGCGAGCCGGACTGCGCCGCCTCGTCCATGG is a window from the Hyphomonas sp. genome containing:
- a CDS encoding SDR family NAD(P)-dependent oxidoreductase gives rise to the protein MSHPPYEDLSRSIEGRTALITGAASGMGRATAHLFARQGARVAVTDLKQENVDVVVQEIRDAGYSDVHGWALDVGDGEAIKRVVDEAAAHFGSLEILVNNAGFALPADIAEESYEDSWGPSINVMLTSHQRAIRAALPHMRKAGFGRIVNIASTEGLGATPGNSPYVAAKHGVIGLTRGLAVDLGREGITVNCICPGPIRTGITAGIPDEHKEIYAKRRVPLRRYGIPEEVANMTLSLVLPAASFLTGVHIPVDGGLTIKNA
- a CDS encoding glutathione S-transferase family protein, producing the protein MKLYHTPNAPNPDRVTFFLRAKGKLDAVELEEVSIMKQEHKTKAYRDVSPFAQVPALVLDDGTKITESRAICTYFENIFPEPNLMGSDAKEKALIEMWDRRVEMMFFVQFATWFRNAHEMMAPLEVPQSAEAAAKGEKAARKMAQRIDKHLAQHEFLAADRFSIADITLFITCGFCRVMKWAPHKEHENLGRWYDAMKARGFAG
- a CDS encoding TonB-dependent receptor, coding for MTMREFRTRLLVATGVAIVAAGLPAMAQERLAPVDVWGDRAESDPGSLAVLDKTEIADTLADHPAEILNRLPGVNIQMNSGQEHLIAIRSPVLTGGAGQGSFLIMENGVPVRSPAFGNVNSLFEPHHEVASAIEVVRGPGSAKYGSNAVHGLVNVILPDVGSGSEAVASYGTLGRWRTDVTLDEGAHWLAAVSVQKDTGWRDNTGVDQQKLTLVGDWTLGGWDTTGWLTASNLNQETAGFIQGAEAYKDEDVAKSNPNPEAYRDAWSARAGARLAREVGGGTLTLMPYAHTQAMIFAQHFLPNGGVEKNGSTGGGVMARFEREVSAALIWRAGVDVDVASGWLKEIQPEPFGFFPGDARFPQGVHYDYTVDTLMGALWGELDYALTDDVRVLAGLRAETHDYDYTTDVAPGINGRFNVPADRTDSFDLLTPKLGLIWSVTENTDLYANYARGERAPQASDLYRLQSLQVAGEVEEETLDSVEIGARGTALDGRLVYDVAAYWMEKENFFFRDSDGLNVPDGSTEHTGIEASAAFELMAGLSVSGTASWSDQTYTFDRITSSGTETIRDGNAIDTAPEWLANVSLHWQATDAVSLSLTVDHVGEYFTDPANTTVYPGHTVLGARGAWAFAGDAEVFLIVRNLTDERYADRADLAFGNDRYFPGEPINATLGMRKTF